From Candidatus Methylomirabilota bacterium, one genomic window encodes:
- a CDS encoding ATP-binding protein has product MSVEAPGSAPAGEERAALVARLTAEKSEALARLAAGIAHELRNPLAVILARVQLLELGLKNGKALEPERLERALRTIEEQAFRTSKIIESLSVFARPRVPEIHPIDLGETVGHVLASLRTRMPQDAALLTNVVISPEARTLLADPDQLTTALTQLVVNALEAMPSGGRLEIRARRADGTIDIAVADTGPGVAPHDAPRIFDPFFSTKPAASGLGLCVAQTIAESHGGTVRLAAARAAGAEFVLTLPARG; this is encoded by the coding sequence ATGAGCGTCGAGGCGCCCGGGAGCGCCCCTGCCGGTGAGGAACGCGCCGCGCTCGTTGCGCGGCTCACTGCCGAGAAGAGCGAGGCGCTCGCGCGCCTGGCCGCGGGCATCGCTCATGAGCTCCGCAACCCTCTCGCCGTCATCCTCGCCCGCGTGCAGCTGCTGGAGTTGGGGCTCAAGAACGGCAAGGCCCTGGAGCCGGAGCGGCTGGAGCGGGCGCTCCGCACCATCGAGGAGCAGGCGTTCCGGACCTCCAAGATCATCGAGAGCCTCTCCGTCTTCGCGCGTCCCCGGGTGCCGGAAATCCATCCCATCGACCTCGGAGAGACGGTCGGCCACGTCCTGGCATCGCTCCGGACGCGGATGCCCCAGGATGCGGCCCTCCTCACCAACGTCGTGATTTCCCCCGAGGCCCGGACGCTGCTGGCCGACCCTGACCAGCTCACGACGGCCCTCACCCAGCTCGTGGTCAACGCGCTGGAAGCGATGCCGTCGGGGGGCCGGCTCGAGATCCGGGCGCGCCGCGCCGACGGCACGATCGACATCGCCGTCGCCGACACGGGCCCGGGCGTCGCGCCCCACGATGCGCCGCGGATCTTCGACCCGTTCTTCTCCACTAAACCGGCCGCCTCGGGTCTCGGGCTCTGTGTCGCCCAGACGATCGCCGAGTCTCACGGGGGGACGGTGCGCCTGGCCGCCGCGCGGGCCGCCGGCGCCGAGTTCGTCCTCACCCTGCCGGCGCGAGGCTGA
- a CDS encoding response regulator has protein sequence MTGSLGRILIVDDEQPVLDVLSEYFATQGYTVETASNGADALATVRRARPDLVLLDVRMPGMDGVEVLRRLRAADESLAVIMVTATEDVALARETLKIGAFDYVAKPFDFGYLDRAVAAGLLPAVSLEGLDGAPGEASDDPWKGLILTVFRAVREMSPASRASTGDRLETAALAAAGEARAARGAAAVQHLGQIALLSSVAAELGDLPSAARSSIEAALGVAHKSVAPS, from the coding sequence GTGACGGGCTCCCTCGGCCGGATCCTGATCGTCGACGATGAGCAGCCGGTGCTCGACGTGCTCAGCGAGTACTTCGCCACCCAGGGCTACACCGTGGAGACCGCCTCCAACGGCGCCGATGCGCTGGCGACCGTGCGGCGCGCGCGGCCGGATCTGGTCCTGCTCGACGTGCGCATGCCGGGGATGGACGGCGTCGAGGTGCTCCGGCGGCTGCGCGCCGCCGACGAGAGCCTCGCGGTGATCATGGTCACCGCCACCGAGGACGTCGCGCTGGCGCGGGAAACGCTGAAGATCGGGGCGTTCGACTATGTGGCCAAGCCGTTCGACTTCGGCTACCTCGATCGGGCGGTCGCGGCCGGGCTGCTCCCGGCGGTAAGCCTGGAAGGCCTGGACGGGGCGCCGGGCGAGGCCTCCGACGACCCGTGGAAGGGGCTGATCCTGACGGTCTTCCGCGCCGTCCGCGAGATGTCCCCGGCGAGCCGCGCCTCCACCGGCGACCGCCTGGAGACGGCGGCCCTGGCGGCGGCCGGCGAGGCGCGGGCCGCGCGCGGTGCGGCCGCCGTCCAGCACCTCGGCCAGATCGCGCTGCTGTCCAGCGTCGCGGCCGAGCTGGGCGACCTGCCGAGCGCTGCCCGCTCGTCGATCGAAGCGGCGCTGGGCGTGGCGCACAAGAGCGTCGCTCCGAGTTGA
- a CDS encoding ATP-binding protein translates to MKRAVDPYLTILHTVAETVNRSLDVDEVLRTALDALTHVTGHEISSLHLLSEDSTRLLLQGDRGLSPRLREVNRSLPMGEGLIGRVAATGETLRLENVAGEPDLFPAARAAVRLDQIRGFVCVPIRSRGRILGTLSLGRQTAEGFDDREVALVQATADQIGIALDNARLYSETRRQLEELRRTQTQLIHAEKLSAVGELASGVAHEINNPLTTILGQAHLLLADAELKPAVRERLQIIATETSRAARIVQNLLMFARHYSPERRLCAPADQVRRVLQLKAYQLQQDSIRVETELAPCPPVYADENQLQQVLLNLVQNAHQAMAKHPGSRLLTVRVRPAGDHAVIEVLDTGPGMPSDVLPRIFDPFFTTKPPGDGSGLGLSVSYGIMSEHGGRLRAENRPGGGAAFTIELPFGKPAD, encoded by the coding sequence TTGAAGCGCGCAGTCGATCCCTACCTCACGATCCTCCACACGGTCGCCGAGACGGTCAACCGCAGTCTGGACGTGGACGAGGTGCTGCGCACGGCGCTGGACGCGCTCACGCACGTCACCGGTCACGAGATCTCGAGCCTCCACCTCCTCTCCGAGGACAGCACGCGCCTCCTGCTGCAAGGGGATCGCGGGCTGTCGCCGCGGCTGCGCGAGGTCAACCGCAGCCTGCCGATGGGCGAAGGGCTGATCGGCCGCGTCGCCGCCACCGGCGAGACGCTGCGGCTGGAAAATGTGGCCGGCGAGCCCGACCTCTTCCCGGCCGCCCGAGCCGCCGTGCGCTTGGATCAGATCCGGGGCTTCGTGTGCGTGCCTATTCGGAGCCGCGGGCGCATCCTGGGCACGTTGTCGCTCGGGCGGCAGACGGCGGAGGGGTTCGACGACCGGGAGGTCGCGCTCGTCCAGGCCACCGCCGACCAGATCGGCATCGCGCTCGACAACGCCCGCCTGTACTCGGAGACGCGGCGCCAGCTCGAGGAGCTCCGGCGCACCCAGACCCAGCTCATCCACGCCGAGAAGCTCTCGGCGGTGGGCGAGCTGGCCTCCGGCGTCGCCCACGAGATCAACAACCCCCTCACGACGATCCTGGGCCAGGCGCACCTGCTGCTGGCCGACGCCGAGCTGAAGCCGGCCGTGCGCGAGCGGCTGCAGATCATCGCCACGGAGACGTCGCGGGCCGCCCGCATCGTCCAGAATCTCCTGATGTTCGCCCGCCACTACTCGCCGGAGCGCCGGCTGTGCGCGCCGGCCGACCAGGTGCGCCGGGTGCTGCAGCTGAAGGCCTACCAACTCCAGCAGGACTCCATCCGCGTCGAGACGGAACTGGCTCCGTGCCCGCCGGTCTACGCCGACGAGAACCAGCTGCAGCAGGTGCTCCTCAACCTCGTGCAGAACGCGCACCAGGCCATGGCCAAACACCCGGGCAGCCGGCTGCTGACGGTGCGCGTGCGTCCGGCGGGAGATCACGCCGTCATCGAGGTGCTGGACACCGGCCCCGGCATGCCGTCGGACGTGCTCCCCCGGATCTTCGACCCGTTCTTCACCACCAAGCCGCCCGGCGACGGCAGCGGGCTCGGGCTGTCCGTCTCCTACGGGATCATGAGCGAGCACGGTGGCCGGCTGCGGGCCGAAAATCGCCCCGGCGGCGGCGCCGCATTCACGATCGAGCTGCCGTTCGGCAAGCCCGCCGACTGA
- a CDS encoding MBL fold metallo-hydrolase, which produces MRRLALGLVLAVVVCGGCADVGGPVPGAPPHHRERGFANTSPAYAPARGWIRTRFFLARIWSSTFSPQTANLPRVPNDGAALRDNRNQALVTWVGHATLLVQLEGVNLLTDPQWSKRASPVRFGGSRRVTPPGLRFEDLPPIHLVLISHDHYDHLDLATVTRLAAVHRPRFVVPLGLKAWFAERGVTDVEELDWWQSRRERGLTLTCLPAQHFSGRTLWDRNRRLWSGWAVQGRGKRFFFAGDTAYYDIFKEIGTRLGPFDLAAVPIGAYLPATIMKSGHTTPEEAVQVFEDVRARQLIPIHWGTFDLADEPLDEPPRRLEGEARRRGLGSDRVWVLKHGETRKW; this is translated from the coding sequence GTGCGCCGACTCGCCCTCGGCCTCGTTCTGGCCGTCGTCGTCTGCGGTGGATGCGCCGACGTGGGCGGGCCGGTGCCGGGCGCGCCGCCGCACCACCGCGAGCGGGGCTTCGCCAACACCAGCCCGGCCTATGCGCCCGCGCGGGGCTGGATCCGGACCCGGTTCTTCCTGGCCCGCATCTGGTCCTCCACCTTCAGCCCGCAGACGGCGAACCTGCCCCGCGTGCCCAACGACGGCGCTGCGCTCCGCGACAACCGCAACCAGGCGCTCGTGACCTGGGTGGGCCACGCCACGCTGCTCGTGCAGCTCGAGGGCGTGAATCTCCTGACCGATCCCCAGTGGTCGAAGCGGGCCAGCCCGGTCCGCTTCGGGGGCTCCCGGCGCGTCACGCCGCCCGGACTCCGCTTCGAGGACCTGCCCCCGATCCACCTCGTGCTGATCTCCCACGACCACTACGACCACCTCGACCTGGCGACCGTCACGCGGCTGGCGGCCGTCCACCGGCCGCGCTTCGTCGTGCCGCTCGGCCTCAAGGCCTGGTTCGCGGAGCGCGGTGTCACCGATGTCGAGGAGCTGGACTGGTGGCAGAGTCGCCGGGAGCGGGGGCTCACGCTGACGTGCCTGCCGGCGCAGCACTTCTCGGGGCGCACGCTCTGGGACCGGAACCGACGCCTGTGGAGCGGCTGGGCGGTGCAGGGTCGGGGCAAGCGGTTCTTCTTCGCCGGCGACACCGCGTATTACGACATCTTCAAGGAGATCGGCACCCGCCTGGGCCCGTTCGACCTGGCGGCGGTCCCGATCGGCGCCTACCTCCCCGCGACCATCATGAAGTCCGGTCACACGACGCCCGAGGAGGCCGTCCAGGTCTTCGAGGACGTCCGCGCGCGCCAGCTGATCCCGATTCACTGGGGGACGTTCGATCTGGCCGACGAACCGCTGGACGAGCCGCCCCGGCGCCTGGAGGGCGAAGCGCGTCGCCGCGGCCTCGGATCCGACCGGGTCTGGGTCCTCAAGCACGGGGAGACTCGGAAGTGGTGA